The Limnochorda sp. LNt genome includes a region encoding these proteins:
- the dnaK gene encoding molecular chaperone DnaK, translating to MSDKGTERIVGIDLGTTNSVIAVMEGGEVTVIPNAEGSRLTPSAVAWTRDGQRLVGQAAKRQAVLNPERTVLSIKRKMGTDHRVAIDGKSYTPQEISAMILQKMKQDAEAYLGTPIRKAVITCPAYFTDAQRQATKDAGTIAGLEVLRVINEPTAAALAYGIDKEKEDLKVVVFDLGGGTFDVSVLEIGGGVFEVRATSGNNRLGGDDFDERIVRWLIDELKRESGVDVSSDRTALQRLKEAAEKAKIELSTLLETTISLPFIAAGPTGPVHLERTLTRALFNQLTADLVEATVGPVMRALEDARLSPSQVDRILLVGGSTRIPAVQDKIRQIFGKEPSKGVNPDEAVAVGAAIQAAVLGGEMRGIVLVDVTPLSLGVETLGGVMTVLIPRNTPIPTSKKEVFTTAADNQTSVEIHVLQGERPMAADNVSLGRFTLTGIPPAPRGVPKIEVSFDIDADGIVNVSAKDLGTGRSQAITVRSTRLSEEEIQRMVQEAERHAEEDRKRKELAEARNQADNLLYSAERMLKEMGDKVTAQQKERVEQARTQLRQAMESNDARLIKDRMEELSKALHEVTTAVYAATGGNQAPGTDGTPGGASTDGRSSGERVVDAEFRVDNPGPGGTSG from the coding sequence ATGAGTGACAAGGGCACCGAGCGGATCGTGGGCATCGACCTCGGTACGACCAACTCGGTCATTGCGGTGATGGAAGGCGGCGAGGTGACCGTCATCCCCAACGCGGAGGGGAGCCGCCTGACGCCGTCGGCGGTGGCATGGACCAGGGACGGCCAGCGCCTGGTGGGCCAGGCCGCCAAGCGGCAGGCCGTCTTGAATCCGGAGCGCACGGTGCTCTCCATCAAGCGCAAGATGGGCACCGACCACCGGGTCGCCATCGACGGTAAGAGCTACACGCCCCAGGAGATCTCGGCCATGATCCTGCAGAAGATGAAGCAGGACGCCGAGGCCTACCTGGGCACGCCCATCCGCAAGGCCGTCATCACCTGCCCAGCTTACTTCACCGACGCGCAGCGGCAGGCCACCAAGGACGCCGGCACCATCGCGGGGCTCGAGGTGCTACGCGTCATCAACGAGCCCACGGCGGCCGCCCTGGCCTACGGCATCGACAAGGAGAAGGAGGACCTCAAGGTCGTCGTCTTCGACCTGGGCGGCGGCACCTTCGACGTCTCGGTGCTGGAGATCGGCGGGGGCGTCTTCGAGGTGCGCGCCACCTCCGGCAACAACCGGCTGGGCGGCGACGACTTCGACGAGCGCATCGTGCGCTGGCTCATCGACGAGCTCAAGCGCGAGTCCGGGGTGGACGTCTCCTCGGACCGCACGGCGCTGCAGCGGCTCAAGGAGGCAGCCGAGAAGGCCAAGATCGAGCTGTCGACCCTGCTGGAGACCACCATCAGCCTGCCGTTCATCGCGGCCGGACCCACCGGCCCGGTGCACCTGGAGCGCACCCTGACGCGGGCGCTCTTCAACCAGCTGACGGCCGATCTCGTCGAGGCGACGGTGGGGCCCGTCATGCGGGCGCTGGAGGACGCCAGGCTGAGCCCTTCGCAGGTGGATCGCATCCTGCTGGTGGGCGGCTCGACCCGCATCCCGGCGGTGCAGGACAAGATCCGCCAGATCTTCGGCAAGGAGCCCAGCAAGGGCGTCAACCCGGACGAGGCCGTGGCCGTCGGCGCGGCCATCCAGGCAGCGGTGCTGGGCGGCGAGATGCGGGGCATCGTCCTGGTGGACGTGACGCCGCTCTCCCTGGGGGTGGAGACGCTGGGCGGCGTCATGACGGTCCTGATCCCGCGCAACACGCCCATCCCCACCAGCAAGAAGGAGGTCTTCACCACCGCCGCCGACAACCAGACCTCGGTGGAGATCCACGTGCTGCAGGGCGAGCGTCCCATGGCAGCCGACAACGTCTCCCTGGGCCGCTTCACCCTGACGGGCATCCCGCCGGCACCCCGGGGCGTGCCCAAGATCGAGGTCAGCTTCGACATCGACGCCGACGGCATCGTCAACGTCTCGGCCAAGGACCTGGGCACCGGCCGCTCGCAGGCCATCACGGTGCGCTCCACCCGGCTCTCCGAAGAGGAGATCCAGCGGATGGTGCAGGAGGCCGAGCGGCACGCCGAGGAGGACCGCAAGCGCAAGGAGCTGGCCGAGGCGCGCAACCAGGCCGACAACCTGCTCTACTCGGCCGAGAGGATGCTCAAGGAGATGGGCGACAAGGTGACCGCCCAGCAGAAGGAGCGCGTGGAGCAGGCCCGCACCCAGCTGCGCCAGGCCATGGAGTCCAACGACGCCCGGCTCATCAAGGACCGGATGGAGGAGCTGAGCAAGGCCCTGCACGAGGTGACCACCGCGGTCTATGCCGCCACCGGCGGCAACCAGGCACCCGGCACCGACGGGACGCCCGGTGGCGCCTCGACCGACGGCCGGTCCTCGGGCGAGCGGGTCGTGGACGCCGAGTTTCGGGTCGACAACCCGGGGCCGGGCGGGACCAGCGGGTGA
- the murJ gene encoding murein biosynthesis integral membrane protein MurJ, whose product MSDPAKSSAPRTASLARDATLTMSLILLSRLLGFVRERAVAEVFGRTAETDAFKAAFNIPDLMYFLLVGGAITAAFIPVFTGYLARGQEAEGWRVASTFVNGTVAALVVLTLAGMAFAPQLAPLVAYAFTGRQRQLLVELMRWMFPAVFFTALAGLGIGILNSYRRFSLPLVGPIVYNAAIIASAYLLGPHMGIRGMAVGTVVGAALNATFQWLQVARWHWRWQPVLDLGHEGVRRLYRIMAPALFGLSITQLSLIVSTSLASTLPEGAITALGLANRVMQFPLGIFAMGVSTVTYPAMAAHAALGEMQRFGAMVTASLRGVLFFTVPSAVGLGVLAEPVVRVLFEAGQFSWQDSRATAEALRYYAGALVFQSAIQILTRAFYSQQDTRTPVRVSAMALALNAALSLAFLRWTALEHGGLALAFTLVSLANVSVYLAVLHRQHAAIDLGGLARYLGKVAAASAAVGAAAHLAASWASAVVGTETPGARTVVLMAGVVAGGGIYAGLTRAMALDEAVLASRAVQRAATRLWRMAVRLRP is encoded by the coding sequence TTGTCCGATCCGGCCAAGTCGTCGGCCCCACGCACGGCCTCCCTGGCGCGCGACGCCACCCTGACCATGTCCCTCATCCTGCTGAGCCGTCTCCTGGGCTTCGTGCGGGAGCGGGCCGTGGCCGAGGTCTTCGGGCGCACCGCCGAGACCGACGCCTTCAAGGCCGCCTTCAACATCCCGGACCTGATGTACTTCCTGCTGGTGGGCGGGGCCATCACCGCCGCGTTCATCCCCGTCTTCACCGGCTACCTGGCGCGGGGCCAGGAGGCCGAGGGTTGGCGGGTGGCGAGCACCTTCGTCAACGGCACGGTAGCCGCCCTGGTGGTGCTGACGCTGGCCGGCATGGCCTTCGCGCCCCAGCTGGCACCCCTGGTCGCCTACGCCTTCACGGGACGCCAGCGTCAGCTCCTCGTGGAGCTGATGCGGTGGATGTTCCCGGCCGTCTTCTTCACGGCCCTGGCCGGCCTCGGCATCGGCATCCTCAACAGCTACCGCCGCTTCTCCCTGCCGCTGGTGGGCCCCATCGTCTACAACGCGGCCATCATCGCCAGCGCCTACCTGCTCGGGCCCCACATGGGCATCCGGGGCATGGCCGTCGGCACCGTCGTGGGCGCGGCGCTCAACGCCACGTTCCAGTGGCTGCAGGTGGCGCGCTGGCACTGGCGCTGGCAGCCGGTGCTGGACCTGGGCCACGAGGGCGTACGCCGGCTCTACCGCATCATGGCGCCGGCCCTGTTCGGGCTCTCCATCACCCAGCTCTCCCTCATCGTCAGCACGAGCCTGGCCTCCACCCTGCCCGAAGGGGCCATCACGGCCCTGGGGCTGGCCAACCGGGTCATGCAGTTTCCGCTGGGCATCTTCGCCATGGGGGTCTCCACCGTCACGTATCCGGCCATGGCCGCGCACGCGGCGTTGGGGGAGATGCAGCGCTTCGGCGCGATGGTGACGGCCTCGCTGCGGGGCGTCCTCTTCTTCACCGTGCCGTCGGCGGTGGGACTGGGCGTCCTGGCCGAGCCGGTGGTGCGGGTGCTGTTCGAGGCGGGGCAGTTCTCGTGGCAGGACAGCCGCGCCACGGCCGAGGCCCTGCGCTACTACGCCGGGGCCCTGGTCTTCCAGAGCGCCATCCAGATCCTGACCCGGGCCTTCTACTCCCAGCAGGACACCCGGACCCCCGTGCGGGTGTCGGCCATGGCCCTGGCGCTCAACGCGGCCCTGAGCCTGGCCTTCCTGCGATGGACCGCCCTGGAGCACGGCGGGCTGGCGCTGGCCTTCACGCTGGTGAGCCTGGCCAACGTGTCGGTCTACCTGGCCGTGCTGCACCGGCAGCACGCCGCCATCGACCTCGGCGGCCTGGCCCGTTACCTGGGCAAGGTCGCCGCGGCGTCCGCGGCGGTGGGCGCCGCGGCCCACCTGGCGGCGTCGTGGGCCAGCGCCGTGGTCGGCACCGAGACCCCGGGCGCCCGCACCGTGGTGTTGATGGCGGGCGTCGTGGCGGGTGGCGGGATCTACGCGGGCCTCACCCGGGCCATGGCCCTCGACGAGGCGGTGCTGGCCTCCCGGGCCGTGCAGCGTGCCGCGACCCGGCTGTGGCGGATGGCCGTGCGGCTTCGCCCCTAA
- the hrcA gene encoding heat-inducible transcriptional repressor HrcA — protein sequence MEDRKRRILQAIIDDYVHTAEPVGSRTVARKYLPGVSPATIRNEMADLEEQGYLEQPHVSAGRIPADRGYRFYVDELMPRPDLPPQARDEMRRELAATPDPDQVIYRAGRALSRSTRYATLVLKPSLRRLTVRHVQFTPVDRGHVLLVVVADAGFVYNRLLQWADAADQGELLQRLSAILTQALAGVSARELDRTLLEQLSDEVPSRRVREMALTPLLDLLGQGQEGEQAYLDGMPFLLEQPEFRDVDRTRQVLDRLQEPETLVTLMMGGEVGDVAVVIGREQPVAELQRCSVVLAPYGPGDRPVGVIGLIGPTRMDYRFTVAAVQAMADMLSETLERLPGDE from the coding sequence ATGGAGGATCGTAAGCGGCGCATACTCCAGGCCATCATCGACGATTACGTCCACACGGCGGAGCCGGTGGGCTCGCGCACCGTCGCGCGCAAGTACCTGCCGGGCGTCAGCCCCGCCACCATCCGCAACGAGATGGCGGACCTGGAGGAGCAGGGCTACCTGGAGCAGCCCCACGTCTCGGCGGGTCGCATCCCAGCCGACCGGGGGTATCGCTTCTACGTCGACGAGCTGATGCCGCGCCCCGACCTCCCGCCCCAGGCTCGCGACGAGATGCGGCGGGAGCTGGCGGCGACGCCCGACCCGGACCAGGTCATCTACCGGGCGGGCCGTGCCCTGAGCCGCAGCACCCGCTACGCCACGTTGGTGCTCAAGCCGTCGCTCAGGCGGCTGACGGTGCGCCACGTGCAGTTCACCCCCGTCGATCGGGGGCACGTGCTGCTGGTGGTGGTGGCGGACGCGGGCTTCGTCTACAACCGCCTGCTGCAGTGGGCCGACGCGGCCGACCAGGGGGAGCTGCTGCAGCGCCTCTCCGCCATCCTGACGCAGGCCCTGGCCGGGGTCTCGGCACGGGAGCTGGACCGTACCCTGCTCGAGCAGCTCAGCGACGAGGTGCCCTCGCGCCGGGTGCGGGAGATGGCCCTGACGCCGCTCTTGGATCTCTTGGGGCAGGGCCAGGAGGGCGAGCAGGCCTACCTGGACGGGATGCCGTTCTTGTTGGAGCAGCCCGAGTTTAGGGACGTGGACCGGACGCGCCAGGTGCTGGACCGCCTGCAGGAGCCCGAGACACTGGTCACCCTGATGATGGGCGGCGAGGTGGGCGACGTCGCGGTCGTCATCGGCCGCGAGCAGCCCGTCGCCGAGCTGCAGCGCTGTAGCGTGGTCCTGGCGCCGTACGGGCCGGGCGACCGCCCGGTGGGCGTCATCGGGCTCATCGGTCCGACGCGGATGGATTATCGCTTCACCGTGGCCGCGGTCCAGGCCATGGCCGACATGCTCAGCGAGACCCTGGAGCGTCTGCCGGGCGACGAGTGA
- the lepA gene encoding translation elongation factor 4 encodes MDASRIRNFCIIAHVDHGKSTLADRLLERTGTLSSRQMVDQVLDQMELERERGITIKLTAVTMEYTARDGSRYLLNLIDTPGHVDFSYEVSRSLAACEGALLVVDASQGVEAQTLANFLLALDHGLEIVPVINKIDLPNARPDEVAQEIEETLGLEAASALRISAKTGQGVDEVLEAIVRQIPPPRGDSAGPLRALIFDSHFDSYRGVVAYVRVVDGQIQVGDRIRLMSSGQEYETDGLWVFRPALVPVDRLDAGQVGAITAGIKEIRHARVGDTVTSAARPAAEPLPGYRPPLPMVFSGLYPVDSEEYPRLRDSLERLRLNDAALSFEPESSAALGFGFRCGFLGLLHMDIVQERLEREFDLELVTTAPSVAYRVKLRGGREATVHNPAEWPDPGSIEAVLEPYVRATIVTPGDYVGPVMELCQERRGQFVGMEYPVPSRAVVTYDLPLAEILLDFYDRLKSVTRGYASLDYRYIEHREGDLVKLDVLINGRPVDALSCIVHRDKAYHRGRRLVERLKELIPRQLFEVPIQAAIGSRVIARETLRALRKDVLAKCYGGDVTRKRKLLERQREGKRRMKQLGVVEVPQEAFMAVLRID; translated from the coding sequence GTGGACGCGTCACGCATCCGCAACTTCTGCATCATCGCCCACGTCGACCACGGCAAGTCGACGCTGGCCGACCGCCTGCTGGAGCGCACCGGCACGCTCAGCTCGCGCCAGATGGTGGACCAGGTGCTGGACCAGATGGAGCTCGAGCGCGAGCGCGGCATCACCATTAAGCTGACCGCCGTCACCATGGAGTACACGGCCCGTGACGGCTCGCGCTACCTGCTCAACCTCATCGACACGCCCGGCCACGTCGACTTCTCCTACGAGGTCTCCCGTAGCCTGGCAGCCTGCGAGGGCGCGCTCCTGGTGGTGGACGCCAGCCAGGGCGTCGAGGCCCAGACCCTGGCCAACTTCCTGCTCGCCCTGGACCACGGCCTGGAGATCGTGCCCGTCATCAACAAGATCGACCTCCCCAACGCCCGGCCCGACGAGGTGGCGCAGGAGATCGAGGAGACGCTGGGCCTCGAGGCCGCCTCGGCCCTGCGCATCTCGGCCAAGACCGGTCAGGGCGTCGACGAGGTGCTGGAGGCCATCGTCCGGCAGATCCCGCCGCCCCGGGGCGACTCGGCAGGGCCGCTGCGGGCGCTCATCTTCGACTCCCACTTCGACAGCTACCGCGGCGTGGTCGCCTACGTGCGGGTGGTGGACGGCCAGATCCAGGTCGGGGACCGCATCCGGCTCATGAGCAGCGGACAGGAGTACGAGACCGACGGGCTGTGGGTCTTCCGACCCGCGCTGGTGCCCGTCGATCGGCTCGACGCGGGTCAGGTGGGCGCCATCACGGCCGGCATCAAGGAGATCCGCCATGCCCGCGTGGGCGACACCGTCACCTCCGCGGCGCGGCCCGCCGCCGAGCCCCTGCCGGGCTATCGCCCGCCGCTGCCCATGGTCTTCTCCGGTCTTTACCCCGTCGACTCCGAGGAGTACCCCCGGTTGCGCGACTCGTTGGAGCGGCTGCGGCTCAACGACGCCGCGCTCTCCTTCGAGCCCGAGAGCTCGGCCGCCCTGGGCTTCGGCTTTCGTTGCGGCTTCCTGGGGCTCTTGCACATGGACATCGTGCAGGAGCGGCTGGAGCGGGAGTTCGACCTGGAGCTGGTGACGACCGCTCCCAGCGTCGCCTACCGGGTCAAGCTGCGCGGCGGGCGCGAGGCGACGGTGCACAACCCGGCGGAGTGGCCGGACCCCGGCAGCATCGAGGCGGTGCTGGAGCCCTACGTACGGGCCACCATCGTGACGCCGGGCGACTACGTGGGGCCCGTCATGGAGCTGTGCCAGGAGCGGCGCGGCCAGTTCGTCGGGATGGAGTACCCCGTGCCGAGCCGGGCCGTCGTCACTTACGACCTGCCCCTGGCCGAGATCCTGCTGGACTTCTACGACCGCCTCAAGTCGGTCACCCGGGGCTACGCCTCCCTCGACTACCGCTACATCGAGCACCGGGAGGGCGACCTGGTCAAGCTGGACGTGCTCATCAACGGCCGTCCGGTGGACGCCCTCTCCTGCATCGTGCACCGCGACAAGGCCTACCACCGAGGGCGTCGGCTGGTGGAGAGGCTGAAGGAGCTCATCCCCCGCCAGCTCTTCGAGGTGCCCATCCAGGCGGCCATCGGCAGCCGCGTCATCGCGCGCGAGACGCTGCGGGCGCTGCGCAAGGACGTGCTGGCCAAGTGCTACGGCGGCGACGTGACGCGCAAGCGCAAACTCCTGGAGCGGCAGCGGGAGGGCAAGCGCCGCATGAAGCAGCTGGGGGTCGTAGAGGTGCCTCAGGAGGCCTTCATGGCGGTGCTGCGCATCGATTGA
- a CDS encoding nucleotide exchange factor GrpE — translation MSRDGASPQAAEAALAAALERTRALEAQVQRLMVDFELLRRRSRADAERMADEAIERMTEPLLGVVDDLERALSAVPEDPAWSSVATGIRMVQQKLLSALERAGIEAMAARGAAFDPALHQAVEAVEVEDPSQDGRVLEELRRGFTRRGRVVRPAMVKVGVYRRAGDEPTPTPPEAPSQTIPDGQEGIADE, via the coding sequence GTGAGCCGGGACGGGGCGTCGCCTCAGGCCGCCGAGGCCGCGCTCGCCGCGGCCCTGGAGCGGACCCGGGCGCTCGAAGCCCAGGTGCAGCGCCTGATGGTCGACTTCGAGCTCCTGCGCCGTCGCAGCCGGGCCGACGCGGAGCGGATGGCCGACGAGGCCATCGAGCGCATGACCGAGCCCCTGCTGGGGGTGGTCGACGACCTGGAGCGCGCCCTGTCGGCGGTGCCCGAGGATCCGGCGTGGTCATCGGTGGCCACGGGGATTAGAATGGTCCAACAGAAGCTCCTCTCGGCCCTGGAGCGGGCGGGCATCGAGGCGATGGCGGCCAGGGGCGCTGCCTTCGACCCGGCTCTCCATCAGGCCGTGGAGGCCGTGGAGGTGGAGGACCCGTCCCAGGACGGGCGCGTGCTGGAGGAGCTGCGGCGCGGTTTCACCCGACGGGGCCGGGTGGTGCGCCCGGCCATGGTGAAGGTTGGGGTCTACCGGCGCGCCGGCGACGAGCCGACTCCGACGCCACCGGAGGCTCCGTCTCAGACCATACCCGATGGCCAGGAAGGGATCGCAGATGAGTGA
- the dnaJ gene encoding molecular chaperone DnaJ has protein sequence MAAKRDYYEVLGVRRDASPDEIKRAFRELARRYHPDVNKEDPDAAEKFKEIAEAYQVLSDPEKRAQYDRFGHVFDGQAAPGGDGSGPGAAGPWPGGFGDLGDLFGDLFDLFTGGAGRGGSGHVPARGDDLRYDLELTFEQAAFGVEVPIEVPRMEVCPRCNGSRAEPGHPPQRCSVCGGAGQVQQVSETFLGRFVQVRTCPRCGGRGVEIPVRCRACGGEGRVRQRRRVSVKVPPGVEDGMRVRVVGMGDMGQDGGPPGDLYVFVTVKPHPVFRRHGFDVHCEVPVGLLEAALGGEVRVPTLDGEARVPVREGTQTGDTYRIPGKGIARPSGGRGDQIVTFRVVTPTRLSERQKTLLREALGSAEGTSDSESAGPREGHRSSRSGVFGRWHRR, from the coding sequence ATGGCGGCCAAGCGTGACTACTACGAGGTGCTGGGGGTCCGCCGCGACGCGAGCCCCGACGAGATCAAGCGGGCGTTTCGCGAGCTGGCGCGCCGCTACCACCCCGACGTCAACAAAGAGGATCCCGATGCGGCCGAGAAGTTCAAGGAGATTGCCGAGGCCTACCAGGTCCTGAGCGATCCCGAGAAGCGGGCGCAATACGACCGCTTCGGTCACGTCTTCGACGGGCAGGCGGCACCGGGCGGCGACGGGAGCGGGCCCGGCGCCGCAGGGCCGTGGCCCGGGGGCTTCGGCGACCTCGGCGACCTCTTCGGCGACCTCTTCGACCTCTTCACCGGCGGGGCCGGCCGGGGCGGGAGCGGCCACGTGCCGGCGCGAGGCGATGACCTGCGCTACGATCTGGAGCTCACGTTCGAGCAGGCGGCCTTCGGCGTCGAGGTGCCGATCGAGGTCCCGCGAATGGAGGTCTGTCCCCGCTGCAACGGCTCTCGCGCCGAGCCCGGCCATCCTCCGCAGCGCTGCAGCGTCTGTGGCGGCGCCGGGCAGGTCCAGCAGGTGAGCGAGACCTTCCTGGGGCGCTTCGTGCAGGTGAGGACATGCCCGCGCTGCGGGGGCCGGGGCGTGGAGATCCCGGTGCGGTGCCGCGCGTGCGGCGGCGAGGGACGGGTGCGGCAGCGCCGGCGGGTGAGCGTCAAGGTGCCGCCCGGTGTCGAGGACGGCATGCGGGTACGGGTCGTCGGCATGGGCGACATGGGGCAGGACGGCGGGCCGCCGGGCGATCTCTACGTCTTCGTCACGGTCAAGCCGCACCCGGTCTTCCGGCGCCATGGCTTCGACGTCCACTGCGAGGTGCCGGTGGGCCTGCTGGAGGCCGCGCTGGGGGGCGAGGTGCGGGTCCCCACGCTGGACGGCGAGGCTCGGGTGCCGGTGCGGGAGGGCACCCAGACAGGCGACACCTACCGGATCCCCGGCAAGGGCATCGCCCGGCCCTCGGGCGGCCGCGGGGACCAGATCGTCACCTTCCGGGTGGTGACGCCGACGCGCCTCTCCGAGCGCCAGAAGACGTTGCTGCGCGAGGCCCTGGGTTCGGCCGAGGGCACGTCGGATTCCGAGAGCGCCGGGCCCCGAGAGGGTCACCGCTCGTCCCGCTCGGGCGTCTTCGGGCGCTGGCATCGGCGCTGA
- the spoIIP gene encoding stage II sporulation protein P has protein sequence MSRSPGAYRALPEGESGVPWGGRRVVFMLPGGTSLWWRAALLVAALAGFVAGPSVLPPPARAPGWVIVIEWLAGPAVAPSEAPAPGSVPAPRERLQAWGRWLVARATRAVAPVEAPGQEPRAPSDAVAFGADGAIVPDGLPVRPALASASSSNAGAPPREVPARPSTAASLRGIWVAVYHTHASEMYRTGRDDPDDPQAYHRFGSRETGVLRVGAELVRALNEYGIPAIHVTTLHDTPDFNAAYARSLETARSVVARYPSLRLLIDLHRDAPQEGGTLVTSVDGEEVARLAIVVGTGQGGREGADNMTVARLLAEELDARFPGLLRRIIAQPGRRYNQQVHPGALLIEVGSYRSREEAAVRTARLLAQAIAAMLLRHPVPRGTWG, from the coding sequence ATGAGCCGGTCGCCGGGGGCATACCGTGCCCTGCCGGAGGGGGAGAGCGGGGTGCCCTGGGGAGGCCGGCGCGTCGTCTTCATGCTCCCCGGCGGGACGAGCCTTTGGTGGCGAGCGGCCCTGCTGGTCGCGGCCCTCGCCGGCTTCGTGGCGGGGCCGTCCGTGCTGCCGCCCCCGGCTCGAGCGCCGGGGTGGGTGATCGTGATCGAGTGGCTGGCCGGCCCGGCGGTGGCCCCCTCGGAGGCACCGGCGCCGGGGTCGGTGCCCGCGCCCCGGGAGCGGCTGCAAGCCTGGGGACGGTGGCTCGTCGCAAGGGCCACCCGGGCCGTCGCTCCCGTCGAGGCTCCCGGGCAGGAGCCGCGCGCCCCCTCCGACGCCGTCGCGTTCGGCGCGGACGGCGCCATCGTACCCGACGGGCTGCCGGTGCGACCGGCGCTGGCGTCCGCCTCATCATCGAACGCCGGCGCACCTCCTCGAGAGGTACCGGCACGGCCGTCCACCGCCGCCTCGCTGCGAGGCATCTGGGTGGCGGTCTACCACACGCACGCCTCGGAGATGTACCGGACGGGCCGTGACGATCCCGACGACCCCCAGGCCTACCACCGGTTCGGCAGCCGGGAGACGGGGGTGCTGCGGGTCGGTGCCGAACTGGTGCGGGCGCTCAACGAGTACGGCATCCCGGCCATCCACGTGACCACCCTCCACGACACGCCGGACTTCAACGCCGCCTACGCCCGCTCGCTGGAGACGGCCCGCTCGGTGGTGGCCCGGTACCCCTCGCTGCGCCTGCTCATCGACCTGCACCGGGACGCCCCGCAGGAGGGGGGCACCCTCGTCACCTCCGTCGACGGGGAGGAGGTCGCGCGCCTCGCCATCGTGGTCGGCACGGGCCAAGGAGGGCGGGAGGGCGCCGACAACATGACGGTGGCACGCCTGTTGGCCGAGGAACTGGACGCCCGCTTCCCGGGGCTCTTGCGGCGCATCATCGCCCAGCCGGGGCGGCGCTACAACCAGCAGGTGCACCCGGGCGCGCTGCTCATCGAGGTGGGCTCCTACCGCAGCCGGGAGGAGGCCGCGGTGCGCACCGCCAGGCTCCTGGCCCAGGCCATCGCCGCCATGCTGCTGCGCCACCCCGTGCCCCGAGGGACGTGGGGTTAG
- the hemW gene encoding radical SAM family heme chaperone HemW, producing MKPPQSGADPVEAAVEAARQARRWPKGLYVHLPYCPYRCPYCDFNAYVLRSREQAGGVVDAILREAEGWARLSGAREGGFRTLYLGGGTPTLLTPAQIRRLLGGLRRLLPLDALDEVTVEANPGTLTPARLEALVEGGVRRVSLGAQSMDPLELRRLGRWQSPAQVERSVRLCRAHGIANISVDVMFALPGQHLASLMRTLDALLALEPQHVSAYCLTLEPGTPFFEQWSEGRLRLPGERLQAAMYRRVVERLRRGGWRRYEVSNFARPGYESAHNLLYWRHEEYLGLGPGAHSFWEGVRFATVRDPGDYARAAVAWAHGPGATVAFAERLTVRQRMEERLMLALRLEEGLDRRRFAADFGLSPEQAFGGAVWDELEAAGLLERKGDRIRLTDRGMMVADAIVATITATVPRPTTAAAIPAPAR from the coding sequence ATGAAGCCGCCCCAGTCCGGCGCCGACCCGGTCGAGGCGGCCGTCGAGGCCGCCCGACAGGCCCGCCGCTGGCCCAAGGGGCTCTATGTCCACCTGCCCTACTGCCCCTATCGGTGCCCCTATTGCGACTTCAACGCCTACGTGCTGCGCAGCCGTGAGCAGGCGGGCGGGGTGGTCGACGCCATCCTGCGGGAGGCAGAGGGATGGGCCCGGCTCAGCGGCGCTCGGGAGGGCGGCTTTCGCACCCTCTATCTCGGGGGCGGCACCCCCACCCTGCTGACGCCCGCCCAGATCCGCCGGCTGCTCGGCGGTTTGCGCCGGCTCCTGCCCCTCGACGCCCTGGACGAGGTGACGGTCGAGGCCAACCCGGGGACCCTGACGCCCGCCCGCCTGGAGGCGCTGGTGGAGGGCGGGGTCCGGCGGGTCAGCCTGGGAGCCCAGAGCATGGACCCGCTGGAGCTGCGGCGCCTGGGCCGCTGGCAGAGCCCGGCCCAGGTCGAGCGCAGCGTGCGGCTGTGTCGGGCCCACGGCATCGCCAACATCAGCGTCGACGTCATGTTCGCCCTCCCCGGCCAGCACCTGGCGTCGCTCATGCGCACCCTCGACGCGCTCCTGGCCCTGGAGCCCCAGCACGTCTCGGCCTACTGCCTGACCCTGGAGCCCGGCACCCCCTTCTTCGAGCAGTGGTCCGAGGGGCGCCTGCGCCTGCCGGGGGAGCGGCTGCAAGCGGCCATGTACCGCCGGGTGGTGGAGCGGCTGCGACGAGGAGGCTGGCGGCGCTACGAGGTCTCCAACTTCGCCCGTCCCGGCTACGAGTCGGCCCACAACCTGCTCTACTGGCGGCACGAGGAGTACCTGGGCCTGGGGCCCGGGGCCCACTCCTTCTGGGAGGGTGTGCGCTTCGCCACGGTGAGGGATCCCGGCGACTACGCCCGGGCAGCCGTCGCCTGGGCTCATGGTCCCGGGGCGACGGTGGCCTTCGCCGAGCGTCTGACGGTCCGCCAGCGCATGGAGGAGCGGCTGATGCTGGCGCTGCGGCTGGAGGAGGGGCTGGACCGGCGGCGCTTCGCCGCCGACTTCGGGCTGTCTCCCGAGCAGGCCTTCGGCGGGGCGGTGTGGGACGAGCTGGAGGCGGCGGGGCTGCTGGAGCGCAAGGGCGACCGGATCCGCCTGACGGACCGGGGGATGATGGTGGCCGACGCCATCGTGGCCACCATCACCGCCACGGTCCCGCGGCCTACGACTGCAGCCGCCATCCCAGCGCCAGCCCGATGA